The following are from one region of the Nymphaea colorata isolate Beijing-Zhang1983 chromosome 7, ASM883128v2, whole genome shotgun sequence genome:
- the LOC116257245 gene encoding L-type lectin-domain containing receptor kinase IV.1-like, which translates to MYVGFSTGIQKLESNHYILAWSFMMDGKAPELDLSRRPSIPQDCTPLWKSFKLFLFIFAALVDLLFLINMVGISYLTKRKRKLMSENIEGWEMDSPHRLPYRKIYRATKGCREEMGKGGFGSVYKGVLPISRIEVAVKRVSHGSKQGMREFVAEVSSLGRTRHRNLIQLHGWCRRGNDLLLVYEFILNGSLDCHLFEMEGSRLSWAQRLKIRKVIACGLLYLHEEWEQVIMHRDVKASNILLDGDLNGKLGDFGLAKLYDHGTNPKNTHVVGSLGYMASELSRTSKSKMSSDVYSYGSLLLEVACGRRLIEPRRPSEEMILVELVHSLWKGGRVLDARDKRLGTSYVEEKVEQWCSDMVAGVTAPESRPNMRQLTQSLNGKLSLIRKGIVNLRKLRPIQEGVICSRKGNTGM; encoded by the exons ATGTATGTTGGATTCTCTACTGGCATTCAAAAGCTAGAAAGCAACCACTATATCTTGGCATGGAGCTTCATGATGGACGGAAAAGCACCAGAATTGGACCTCTCACGCCGTCCTTCTATTCCTCAAGATTGTACTCCACTATGGAAGtcttttaagttgttccttttcatttttgctgCATTAGTGGACCTGTTATTTCTCATCAACATGGTTGGCATATCTTATTTgacaaagaggaagaggaagctcATGTCTGAGAATATAGAAGGATGGGAGATGGACTCTCCACACAGGCTCCCCTACAGGAAAATCTACAGGGCAACTAAAGGTTGCAGGGAAGAGATGGGGAAAGGAGGCTTTGGTAGTGTCTACAAAGGTGTGCTGCCCATAAGCAGAATCGAGGTTGCAGTGAAGAGAGTCTCACATGGTTCAAAGCAAGGGATGAGGGAATTTGTGGCAGAAGTGTCAAGCTTGGGGAGGACAAGGCATAGAAACCTGATCCAATTGCATGGTTGGTGTAGACGAGGCAATGATCTACTCCTGGTTTATGAGTTCATACTGAATGGGAGTCTAGACTGTCATCTTTTTGAGATGGAAGGGAGCAGGTTGAGTTGGGCACAGAGGTTAAAGATTAGAAAGGTAATTGCTTGTGGCTTGCTGTATCTTCATGAAGAGTGGGAGCAAGTCATCATGCATAGAGATGTTAAAGCAAGTAACATTTTGTTGGATGGTGATCTAAATGGCAAGTTGGGTGATTTTGGGCTTGCCAAACTGTATGACCATGGTACCAATCCCAAGAATACCCATGTCGTTGGTAGTCTAGGTTACATGGCGTCGGAGCTCTCTCGCACCAGCAAATCAAAGATGAGCTCTGATGTGTACTCATATGGTTCCTTGCTCCTGGAGGTGGCCTGTGGAAGGAGGCTGATTGAGCCCAGAAGACCTTCTGAGGAGATGATTCTAGTGGAGTTGGTCCACTCTCTGTGGAAAGGTGGACGAGTACTGGATGCCAGGGATAAAAGGCTCGGAACGAGCTATGTGGAGGAGAAAGTAGAGCAGTGGTGTAGtgacatggtggctggtgtg ACTGCACCTGAATCAAGGCCAAACATGCGGCAATTGACTCAGTCTCTTAATGG CAAACTTAGTCTCATACGAAAAGGCATTGTAAACCTCAGGAAACTCAGGCCCATACAGGAAGGTGTCATCTGCTCCCGCAAGGGTAACACTGGCATGTGA